In Streptomyces alboniger, the following are encoded in one genomic region:
- a CDS encoding GNAT family N-acetyltransferase has protein sequence MNDLVQAWVEGWVVSRGAAPPLAEPWGWTIDAGRIDHVTRHVLGAVGDEVEETAVRKVADAVTGDGVWFKAFADPEVVRAWLGPHWWVDPEPGCLMSLPLTPDAPEPAPVPAGYRLRTWSRGGVTRVLVTAPDGALAARGQIAPTGATAVVDQVETAVAHRRRGLGGLVVRTLQHAAAARGARTAVLAGTPEGRALYESLGWIHRAPLTSAKFTSA, from the coding sequence ATGAACGACCTCGTGCAGGCCTGGGTGGAGGGTTGGGTGGTGTCCCGCGGGGCCGCGCCGCCGCTCGCCGAGCCGTGGGGCTGGACCATCGACGCGGGCCGGATCGACCACGTCACCCGGCACGTCCTCGGCGCGGTCGGCGACGAGGTCGAGGAGACCGCCGTCCGGAAGGTGGCCGACGCGGTGACCGGGGACGGCGTCTGGTTCAAGGCGTTCGCGGACCCGGAGGTGGTGCGCGCGTGGCTGGGCCCGCACTGGTGGGTCGACCCGGAGCCGGGATGCCTGATGTCGCTGCCGCTGACACCGGACGCGCCGGAGCCGGCGCCGGTTCCGGCGGGGTACCGGCTGCGCACCTGGTCCCGCGGCGGAGTCACGCGCGTACTGGTCACCGCGCCCGACGGCGCCCTCGCGGCACGCGGTCAGATCGCGCCGACCGGGGCGACCGCGGTCGTCGATCAGGTCGAGACCGCGGTCGCCCACCGGCGCAGGGGCCTCGGCGGCCTGGTGGTGCGCACGCTCCAGCACGCGGCGGCGGCCCGAGGCGCCCGCACGGCCGTCCTCGCGGGCACTCCGGAGGGACGCGCGCTGTACGAGTCGCTGGGGTGGATCCACCGGGCTCCGCTGACCAGCGCGAAGTTCACGTCGGCCTAG
- a CDS encoding M48 family metallopeptidase, with protein sequence MSKTVQTALASIPLPGEWTWQVVVRPRRRTLGIEIQEDGDVLFAVPQDADPHAVAEAVRSRLPRLADEVARRTRSGGEPVKELVGGASFAYLGRRHRLKVVPAGPGRRVRLHQGWLELPDSGSPGHRAWLIAGWYAARGTRWVVTRTAPLAERTGVTPRDVTVQDLGGRWGACEPDGSIALHWALMQLPPDLVDLVLVHELTHLKVPAHGAAFRHRMRRVLGDLEDLERRFAEAEGNLWRGAV encoded by the coding sequence GTGAGCAAAACTGTCCAGACCGCCCTCGCTTCCATCCCCCTGCCGGGGGAGTGGACGTGGCAGGTCGTCGTGCGGCCACGCCGCCGGACGCTGGGGATCGAGATCCAGGAAGACGGTGACGTGCTCTTCGCGGTGCCGCAGGACGCAGATCCGCACGCCGTCGCGGAGGCCGTGCGTTCCAGGCTGCCCCGCCTTGCCGACGAGGTCGCGAGGCGCACGCGCAGTGGAGGCGAGCCGGTCAAGGAGCTGGTCGGCGGAGCGAGCTTCGCGTACCTCGGACGCCGCCACCGGCTGAAGGTGGTGCCCGCCGGTCCGGGCAGGCGGGTGCGGCTGCATCAGGGCTGGCTGGAGCTGCCGGACAGCGGGTCACCAGGGCACCGCGCGTGGCTGATCGCCGGGTGGTACGCCGCGCGAGGTACCCGGTGGGTGGTGACCCGCACGGCGCCACTGGCGGAGCGGACGGGAGTCACCCCCCGGGATGTGACCGTTCAGGATCTCGGCGGACGCTGGGGAGCCTGTGAGCCGGACGGTTCCATCGCCCTGCACTGGGCGCTCATGCAGTTGCCGCCGGACCTTGTGGATCTGGTCCTCGTACATGAGCTGACCCACCTGAAGGTCCCGGCGCACGGCGCGGCCTTCCGGCACAGGATGCGAAGGGTGCTCGGTGATCTGGAGGACCTGGAGCGCCGCTTCGCAGAAGCAGAGGGCAACCTGTGGCGTGGTGCTGTCTGA
- a CDS encoding NADP-dependent oxidoreductase — protein MRAVSPRAWGAPENLVPVEVDRPEPGLTEILVRVHAAGVNPVDWKTRAEGAFGSWGDTPILGYDVSGVVEEVGPGVTLYSPGDEVFGMPRFPEQTGGYAEYVAAPARRFAPKPAGIDHVQAAALPLAALTAWQGLIETAGLRAGQRVLIHAAAGGVGHLAVQIAKAHGAYVIGTAREDKHAFLRGLGADEVVDYTRVDFTEAVSDVDVVLDGVGGEYGARSLEIIRPGGHLVTLPDPGGLPDPARAAELGVHTGWTIVEPDRLGLLEISRLVDEGKLRVEIDAVIPLEEAAKAHARGEQGRTQGKIVLRVT, from the coding sequence ATGCGTGCCGTGAGCCCCCGCGCCTGGGGCGCCCCGGAGAACCTGGTGCCCGTGGAGGTGGACCGCCCCGAGCCGGGCCTCACCGAGATCCTGGTCCGGGTGCACGCGGCGGGCGTCAACCCCGTCGACTGGAAGACCCGCGCGGAGGGCGCCTTCGGCAGCTGGGGCGACACACCGATCCTCGGCTACGACGTGTCGGGCGTCGTCGAGGAGGTGGGCCCCGGGGTGACGCTGTACTCCCCCGGTGACGAGGTCTTCGGGATGCCCCGCTTCCCCGAGCAGACGGGCGGTTACGCCGAGTACGTCGCCGCGCCCGCCCGGCGCTTCGCGCCCAAGCCCGCGGGCATCGACCACGTCCAGGCCGCCGCGCTGCCGCTCGCGGCGCTCACCGCCTGGCAGGGGCTGATCGAGACGGCGGGCCTGCGCGCCGGGCAGCGCGTGCTGATCCACGCGGCGGCGGGCGGCGTCGGCCACCTGGCCGTACAGATCGCCAAGGCCCACGGGGCGTATGTCATCGGGACGGCCCGCGAGGACAAGCACGCCTTCCTGCGCGGCCTCGGCGCGGACGAGGTCGTCGACTACACGCGCGTGGACTTCACCGAGGCGGTGAGCGACGTGGACGTGGTCCTCGACGGTGTGGGCGGCGAGTACGGGGCACGATCCCTGGAGATCATCCGCCCCGGCGGCCACCTGGTCACGCTCCCCGACCCGGGCGGCCTCCCGGACCCGGCACGGGCCGCGGAGCTCGGCGTGCACACGGGCTGGACGATCGTCGAGCCGGACCGCCTGGGCCTGCTGGAGATCTCCCGCTTGGTCGACGAGGGGAAGCTCCGCGTGGAGATCGACGCGGTCATCCCCCTGGAGGAGGCGGCGAAGGCCCACGCGCGCGGCGAACAGGGCCGCACCCAGGGCAAGATCGTGCTCCGGGTGACCTGA
- a CDS encoding GlxA family transcriptional regulator, producing MSSHGRRHRVAVLALDGAYAFEMGIPPRIFGAAEDAEGRPLYDVVVCTVDGRPVRTDAGFQVTVEHGPEALAEADTVVIPPTERLCGGTDEGLLPGPLAAALARVRPGTRWVSFCTASYVLAAAGLLDGRPATTHWKEADHFRRTFPRVAVDEDVLFVDDGDILTAAGVGAGVDLCLHLLRRDHGSAVAHRVARFCVVPPWREGGQAQYIERPVPEPTLATTAATRAWALERLQEPLPLGELAAHARMSLRTFTRRFQEEVGMPPGRWLTAQRIELARQLLESSDLPVDVVAHRAGFGTGNSLRQHMRAVLGVSPAAYRKTFTAATGGYSRPVTSAS from the coding sequence ATGAGTTCTCACGGCAGGCGCCACCGCGTGGCGGTCCTCGCGCTTGACGGCGCGTACGCCTTCGAGATGGGCATTCCGCCGCGGATCTTCGGGGCTGCCGAGGACGCCGAAGGACGCCCGCTGTACGACGTCGTCGTCTGCACGGTGGACGGCCGGCCGGTGCGCACCGACGCCGGTTTCCAGGTGACCGTCGAGCACGGGCCGGAGGCGCTCGCCGAAGCGGACACCGTGGTGATCCCGCCGACGGAGCGCCTCTGCGGCGGCACGGACGAAGGCCTCCTGCCGGGGCCGCTCGCCGCCGCGCTCGCCCGGGTGCGGCCGGGCACGCGCTGGGTGTCGTTCTGCACCGCGTCCTACGTCCTCGCCGCCGCGGGGCTGCTCGACGGCCGCCCCGCGACCACGCACTGGAAGGAGGCCGACCACTTCCGGCGCACCTTCCCCCGGGTCGCGGTCGACGAGGACGTCCTGTTCGTGGACGACGGCGACATCCTGACGGCGGCCGGTGTGGGCGCGGGCGTCGACCTCTGCCTGCACCTGCTGCGCCGCGACCACGGCAGCGCGGTCGCCCACCGCGTCGCCCGCTTCTGCGTGGTCCCGCCCTGGCGCGAGGGCGGGCAGGCGCAGTACATCGAGCGGCCCGTCCCCGAGCCCACGCTCGCCACGACGGCCGCCACGCGCGCGTGGGCCCTCGAACGGCTCCAGGAGCCGCTGCCCCTGGGTGAGTTGGCCGCCCACGCGCGCATGAGCCTGCGGACCTTCACGCGCCGCTTCCAGGAGGAGGTCGGCATGCCTCCGGGCCGCTGGCTGACCGCCCAGCGCATCGAACTGGCCCGCCAGCTCCTGGAGTCGAGCGACCTCCCCGTGGACGTGGTCGCCCACCGGGCCGGGTTCGGCACCGGCAACTCCCTGCGCCAGCACATGCGCGCGGTGCTCGGCGTCTCACCGGCCGCCTACCGCAAGACGTTCACCGCCGCCACCGGCGGCTACTCCCGCCCGGTGACCTCGGCGTCGTAG
- a CDS encoding DUF427 domain-containing protein, with protein sequence MTKGHRITVEQGTDHVRVVHEGQVVAESTRPLLLRETGYPVRYYLPPEDVRTNLLTPSATTTHCPFKGTASYWSLPGARDAVWAYPEPKPEVAAVKDHYCFYDAEVTGRE encoded by the coding sequence GTGACCAAGGGACACCGGATCACCGTCGAGCAGGGCACCGACCACGTGCGCGTGGTGCACGAGGGGCAGGTGGTGGCGGAGAGCACCCGCCCGCTGCTGCTGCGCGAGACGGGCTACCCCGTGCGCTACTACCTCCCTCCGGAGGACGTGCGTACGAACCTGCTGACACCGTCGGCGACGACCACGCACTGCCCGTTCAAGGGCACGGCCTCCTATTGGTCGCTGCCGGGCGCGCGGGACGCGGTGTGGGCGTACCCGGAGCCGAAGCCCGAGGTGGCCGCCGTCAAGGACCACTACTGCTTCTACGACGCCGAGGTCACCGGGCGGGAGTAG
- a CDS encoding TIGR00730 family Rossman fold protein, with translation MNICVFLSAADLDDRYTAPAREFAELLGKGGHTLVWGGSESGLMKVVADGVHEAGGRLVGVSVDFLGAKARAVAEPDEMVIARDLAERKALLLEKADAIVIMVGGTGTLDEATEILELKKHGKHTKPVVLLNSAGFYDGLKEQFRRMEDEGFLPLPLTDLVFFAEEPVGALAYLEESIGTQ, from the coding sequence ATGAATATCTGCGTCTTTCTCTCCGCCGCCGACCTCGACGACCGCTACACCGCCCCGGCGAGGGAGTTCGCCGAACTGCTCGGCAAGGGCGGGCACACGCTGGTATGGGGCGGTTCCGAGAGCGGTCTGATGAAGGTCGTGGCGGACGGTGTGCACGAGGCGGGCGGGCGGCTCGTCGGCGTCTCCGTCGACTTCCTCGGTGCCAAGGCCAGGGCCGTCGCCGAGCCCGACGAGATGGTGATCGCCCGCGACCTCGCCGAGCGGAAGGCGCTCCTCCTGGAGAAGGCCGACGCGATCGTGATCATGGTGGGCGGCACCGGCACGCTCGACGAGGCCACGGAAATCCTGGAGCTGAAGAAGCACGGCAAGCACACCAAACCGGTCGTCCTGCTGAACTCCGCGGGCTTCTACGACGGCCTCAAGGAGCAGTTCCGGCGCATGGAGGACGAGGGCTTCCTGCCCCTGCCCCTCACCGACCTGGTCTTCTTCGCCGAGGAGCCCGTCGGTGCCCTGGCCTACCTGGAGGAATCGATCGGCACCCAGTGA
- a CDS encoding SDR family oxidoreductase, with translation MAGMATHVITGAGSGIGAAVARRLHARGDDLVLHARDAGRAKELAAEFPGASTLVGDLSDPDKLSWAFGHQSLPARVDSLLHIAGVVDLGPVGELTPKAWRHQLNVNLIAPAELTRHFLPQLRTAQGHVVFVNSGAGLSAHADWSAYAASKHGLKALADSLRQEEHGNGVRVTSVYPGRTASAMQVKVHQQEGKEYDASRWIDPESVATTILMALDLPRDAEVNDLTVRPGR, from the coding sequence ATGGCGGGTATGGCAACACATGTGATCACCGGGGCCGGCTCCGGCATCGGCGCGGCCGTCGCCCGCCGTCTGCACGCACGCGGCGACGACCTCGTCCTGCACGCGCGGGACGCGGGCCGCGCCAAGGAACTCGCCGCCGAGTTCCCGGGCGCGAGCACGCTCGTCGGCGACCTCTCCGACCCCGACAAGCTCTCCTGGGCCTTCGGGCACCAGTCGCTGCCCGCGCGCGTGGACTCCCTCCTGCACATCGCGGGCGTCGTCGACCTCGGCCCCGTCGGCGAACTCACCCCCAAGGCCTGGCGCCACCAGCTCAACGTCAACCTCATCGCCCCCGCCGAGCTGACCCGCCACTTCCTGCCCCAACTCCGGACCGCCCAGGGGCACGTGGTCTTCGTCAACTCTGGCGCCGGCCTCAGCGCCCACGCCGACTGGTCCGCGTACGCCGCGTCCAAGCACGGCCTGAAGGCCCTCGCCGACTCCCTGCGCCAGGAGGAGCACGGCAACGGCGTCCGGGTCACCTCGGTCTACCCCGGCCGCACGGCGAGCGCCATGCAGGTCAAGGTCCACCAGCAGGAGGGCAAGGAGTACGACGCCTCCCGCTGGATCGACCCCGAGTCGGTCGCCACCACGATCCTCATGGCCCTGGACCTGCCGCGCGACGCGGAGGTCAACGACCTCACCGTGCGGCCGGGCCGATGA
- a CDS encoding methionine synthase yields MSARLWSPATGVGSMPGGDAREAAKTVTGSFDGPEEGMPHLAELPARGPGADMIGRTAGMLVDLYARVEPSGWRVGDRPGRDTRRARAWLGEDLDALEEFTQGYEGPLKVQAVGPWTLAAALELRNGEAALSDPGACRDLAGSLAEGLRAHLADLRRRVPGAQVVLQLDEPSLIAVLRGQVKTASQYRTHRAVDRQVVEDTLRDVLAVQDGGPTIVHSCAPDVPFALLRRAGAHAISFDFSLLTERDDDVIGEAVEGGTKLFAGVVPGVDGGLSDPAGSVMGVRTLWRRLGLNPGSLAESVTVTPSCGLAGASPAYAREVLAHCVKAARSLADNPE; encoded by the coding sequence ATGAGCGCGCGGCTCTGGAGCCCCGCGACCGGCGTCGGGTCCATGCCCGGCGGCGACGCCCGCGAGGCCGCGAAGACCGTCACCGGAAGCTTCGACGGACCCGAGGAGGGCATGCCCCACCTCGCCGAGCTGCCCGCCCGCGGACCCGGCGCCGACATGATCGGCCGCACGGCCGGCATGCTCGTCGACCTGTACGCGCGCGTGGAGCCCAGCGGATGGCGCGTCGGCGACCGGCCCGGGCGCGACACCCGGCGCGCCAGGGCCTGGCTCGGCGAGGACCTCGACGCCCTGGAGGAGTTCACCCAGGGGTACGAGGGACCGCTCAAGGTCCAGGCCGTCGGCCCCTGGACGCTCGCCGCGGCCCTGGAACTCAGGAACGGCGAAGCGGCACTCTCCGACCCCGGCGCCTGCCGTGACCTCGCGGGATCACTCGCCGAGGGCCTGCGCGCACACCTCGCCGACCTGCGCCGCAGGGTGCCCGGCGCCCAGGTGGTGCTGCAACTCGACGAGCCCTCGCTCATCGCCGTGCTGCGCGGACAGGTCAAGACCGCCAGCCAGTACCGCACCCACCGGGCCGTGGACCGGCAGGTCGTGGAGGACACCCTGCGGGACGTGCTGGCCGTCCAGGACGGCGGGCCCACGATCGTCCACTCCTGCGCGCCCGACGTCCCGTTCGCGCTCCTGCGCCGCGCCGGGGCCCACGCGATCTCGTTCGACTTCTCACTACTCACCGAGCGTGACGACGACGTCATCGGCGAGGCGGTCGAGGGCGGCACGAAGCTCTTCGCCGGTGTCGTGCCGGGCGTGGACGGCGGATTGTCGGACCCTGCCGGTAGCGTCATGGGTGTCAGGACGCTGTGGCGCAGGCTGGGGCTGAATCCGGGATCGCTCGCGGAGTCGGTCACGGTCACTCCGTCGTGCGGTCTCGCGGGGGCTTCTCCCGCGTATGCGCGCGAGGTGCTCGCCCACTGCGTCAAGGCGGCGAGATCGCTCGCAGACAACCCTGAGTAA
- the ligA gene encoding NAD-dependent DNA ligase LigA: MAVEQQGSVPAEARDQHAQLAEQIEEHRFRYYVKDQPVVSDAEFDKLLRSLEALEEEYPELRTPDSPTQKVSGSYETEFTAVEHRERMLSLDNAFDDAELASWADRVAKDVGSPGYHFLCELKVDGLAVNLTYEDGKLTRAATRGDGRTGEDITPNVRTIADIPQRLKGDRVPALVEIRGEVFFPMEKFEELNARLVEAGDKPFANPRNAAAGSLRQKDPRITATRPLHMVVHGIGAREGFDIDCLSHAYDLLHEWGLPTAQHNKVVDGLDGVRDFITYFGDHRHSVEHEIDGVVVKLDEIPLQGRLGSTSRAPRWAIAWKYAPEEVNTKLVNIRVGVGRTGRVTPYAQVEPVTVAGSEVEFATLHNQDVVKKKGVFIGDTVVLRKAGDVIPEILGPVVDLRDGTEREFEMPAECPECGTPLRPMKEADIDLRCPNAQSCPAQLRERLFYLAGRKSLDIENFGYVAAAALTRPLEPAQPPILDEGDIFDLKVEELLPIKSYVLDQDSGLPKRDPKTGEEKVVTFFANQKGEAKKNTLAMLENIAAAKERPLARVLTGLSIRHVGPVAAEALAREFRSIDRIEQATEEELAAVEGVGPTIAASLKQWFTEEWHREILRKWRAAGVRMEEESSGEDEGPRPLEGLTVVVTGTLEHYTRDGAKEALQTRGAKVTGSVSKKTSFVVVGDNPGSKYDKAMQVKVPVLNEEGFVVLLEQGPDAAREVALPTEE, encoded by the coding sequence GTGGCTGTCGAACAGCAAGGCTCTGTGCCCGCCGAGGCACGGGATCAGCATGCCCAGCTGGCCGAACAGATCGAGGAGCACCGCTTCCGGTACTACGTGAAGGACCAGCCGGTCGTCAGCGACGCCGAGTTCGACAAGCTCCTGCGTTCCCTCGAAGCCCTGGAGGAGGAGTATCCGGAGCTGCGGACGCCGGACTCGCCCACGCAGAAGGTCTCGGGTTCGTACGAGACGGAGTTCACGGCCGTCGAGCACCGCGAGCGCATGCTCTCCCTCGACAACGCCTTCGACGACGCGGAGCTGGCCTCCTGGGCCGACCGCGTCGCCAAGGACGTCGGCTCCCCGGGGTACCACTTCCTGTGCGAGCTGAAGGTCGACGGCCTCGCGGTCAACCTCACGTACGAGGACGGCAAGCTGACCCGCGCCGCCACCCGCGGCGACGGCCGCACCGGCGAGGACATCACACCGAATGTCCGCACGATCGCGGACATCCCCCAGCGCCTCAAGGGCGACCGCGTCCCCGCCCTCGTCGAGATCCGCGGCGAGGTCTTCTTCCCGATGGAGAAGTTCGAGGAGCTGAACGCCCGCCTGGTGGAGGCGGGCGACAAGCCCTTCGCCAACCCCCGCAACGCGGCGGCGGGTTCGCTGCGCCAGAAGGACCCGCGCATCACCGCGACCCGCCCGCTGCACATGGTCGTGCACGGCATCGGCGCCCGCGAGGGCTTCGACATCGACTGCCTCAGCCACGCCTACGACCTGCTCCACGAGTGGGGCCTGCCCACCGCCCAGCACAACAAGGTGGTCGACGGCCTCGACGGCGTACGGGACTTCATCACGTACTTCGGAGACCACCGCCACTCCGTGGAGCACGAGATCGACGGCGTCGTCGTCAAGCTGGACGAGATTCCGCTGCAAGGGCGCCTCGGCTCCACCTCGCGCGCCCCGCGCTGGGCGATCGCCTGGAAGTACGCGCCCGAGGAGGTCAACACCAAGCTGGTCAACATCCGCGTCGGCGTCGGCCGCACCGGCCGCGTCACGCCGTACGCCCAGGTGGAGCCCGTCACCGTCGCGGGCTCCGAGGTGGAGTTCGCGACCCTGCACAACCAGGACGTGGTGAAGAAGAAGGGCGTCTTCATCGGGGACACGGTGGTGCTGCGCAAGGCGGGTGACGTCATCCCGGAGATCCTCGGCCCCGTCGTGGACCTGCGGGACGGCACCGAGCGGGAGTTCGAGATGCCCGCCGAGTGCCCCGAGTGCGGCACGCCGCTGCGCCCGATGAAGGAGGCCGACATCGACCTCCGCTGCCCCAACGCCCAGTCGTGCCCGGCCCAGTTGCGTGAACGTCTCTTCTATCTGGCCGGCCGCAAGTCCCTCGACATCGAGAACTTCGGCTACGTCGCCGCGGCCGCGCTGACCAGACCCCTGGAGCCCGCCCAGCCGCCGATCCTCGACGAGGGCGACATCTTCGACCTGAAGGTCGAGGAACTGCTGCCCATCAAGTCCTACGTCCTCGACCAGGACTCCGGCCTGCCCAAGCGCGACCCCAAGACCGGCGAGGAGAAGGTCGTCACCTTCTTCGCCAACCAGAAGGGCGAGGCGAAGAAGAACACCCTCGCCATGCTGGAGAACATCGCGGCGGCCAAGGAGCGCCCGCTCGCCCGCGTCCTCACGGGCCTCTCGATCCGGCACGTCGGTCCGGTGGCCGCCGAGGCGCTGGCCCGGGAGTTCCGTTCCATCGACCGCATCGAACAGGCCACCGAGGAGGAGCTGGCCGCGGTGGAGGGCGTCGGCCCGACCATCGCCGCCTCCCTCAAACAGTGGTTCACCGAGGAGTGGCACCGCGAGATCCTCCGCAAGTGGCGGGCGGCCGGGGTGCGCATGGAGGAGGAGTCGAGCGGAGAGGACGAGGGCCCCCGCCCCCTGGAGGGCCTCACCGTCGTCGTGACCGGAACGCTGGAGCACTACACCCGGGATGGCGCGAAAGAGGCGCTCCAGACCCGGGGCGCGAAGGTGACCGGTTCCGTTTCGAAGAAGACGTCTTTCGTGGTCGTGGGGGACAACCCCGGTTCGAAGTACGACAAGGCGATGCAGGTGAAGGTTCCGGTTCTCAACGAGGAAGGCTTCGTTGTGCTGCTGGAACAGGGACCGGACGCGGCCAGGGAAGTCGCGCTTCCGACCGAGGAGTAG
- a CDS encoding putative bifunctional diguanylate cyclase/phosphodiesterase, which yields MALAGGPTAPEPRDPWPLLPIVVVTAAAVLLGTGFVQALTGRHTLFPSGAAGWSLAVLTGLIVGHLVALGRDRWWGGTGSGGALTVAVLLLYGWVPAGMVSLTVVVLVGVARRHRWRQGVLHGAVDILGIGAGALTLAAFGTSPTAEAPWLPETWDLYTAPEVALVAVAYLVVTRVLLWYVHAPRTGALPTVTRTALVRQGLLGIALLGIAPLICVVATSLPILLPLFAIPLVALDSTLWIARARAEEQLRDPLTGLPNRQWLLERTWTALDDAERIGARSALMLIDMDRFRSVNDTLGHLAGDRLLLQIADRLRLALPRGAEAARLGGDEFAVLLPIADSTTSATRVARQLVAALGSPLDLDGLTLVLEASAGLAVFPDHALDAEGLLRRADVAMYQAKRDRTGVEVYESKRDSNTPDRLGLLGDLRRALDAGDVELHYQPKVRFDGKVAGLEALVRWVHPERGKVPPDEFIAIAESSGLMPHLTEYVLESALGQVAKWQAQGLKVPVAVNVSPRDVHTPGFAGAVAARLARHGVPAGALQLEITEHVLLEDPQRAADTLAGLTGHGVKMSLDDFGTGYSSLVHLRRLPVSELKIDRSFVARLAIDDEDASIVRCTVDLAHSLGLLVVAEGVEDDETWERLRDLGCDAVQGWLVAAAMPPDETTAWLRARGSRGWRRPVDVAAEAAALAEGSDVGESSGHVVK from the coding sequence GTGGCCCTGGCGGGCGGCCCCACCGCCCCGGAGCCCCGCGACCCCTGGCCGCTGCTGCCCATCGTGGTCGTCACGGCCGCCGCGGTGCTGCTCGGCACCGGCTTCGTCCAGGCCCTCACGGGCCGGCACACCCTGTTCCCCTCCGGGGCCGCGGGCTGGTCCCTCGCCGTCCTCACCGGCCTCATCGTCGGCCACCTCGTCGCCCTCGGCCGGGACCGCTGGTGGGGCGGCACGGGGTCCGGCGGGGCGCTCACCGTCGCCGTACTCCTGCTGTACGGGTGGGTGCCCGCCGGCATGGTCAGCCTCACCGTCGTCGTCCTCGTCGGCGTCGCGCGCAGGCACCGCTGGCGCCAGGGCGTCCTGCACGGCGCCGTCGACATCCTCGGCATCGGCGCGGGCGCCCTCACCCTGGCCGCGTTCGGCACGTCACCGACAGCCGAAGCGCCCTGGCTCCCCGAGACCTGGGACCTGTACACCGCCCCCGAGGTGGCCCTGGTCGCCGTCGCCTACCTCGTCGTCACGCGCGTACTGCTCTGGTACGTCCACGCCCCGCGCACCGGCGCCCTGCCGACCGTCACCCGAACGGCCCTGGTGCGCCAGGGACTCCTCGGCATCGCGCTGCTCGGCATCGCCCCGCTCATCTGCGTGGTGGCCACCTCCCTGCCGATCCTGCTGCCCCTCTTCGCGATCCCGCTGGTCGCGCTCGACTCCACCCTGTGGATCGCCCGCGCCCGCGCGGAGGAGCAGTTGAGGGACCCGCTCACCGGACTGCCCAACCGGCAGTGGCTCCTGGAGCGGACCTGGACCGCCCTCGACGACGCCGAGCGGATCGGGGCGCGGTCCGCCCTGATGCTGATCGACATGGACCGCTTCCGGTCGGTCAACGACACGCTCGGACACCTCGCCGGTGACCGGCTGCTGTTGCAGATAGCGGACCGGCTGCGACTCGCGCTGCCGCGCGGCGCGGAGGCGGCCCGGCTCGGCGGCGACGAGTTCGCCGTGCTCCTGCCCATCGCCGACTCCACGACGTCCGCCACGCGCGTGGCCCGTCAGCTGGTCGCGGCGCTCGGCTCGCCCCTCGACCTGGACGGCCTGACCCTCGTCCTGGAGGCCAGCGCGGGCCTCGCCGTCTTCCCCGACCACGCGCTCGACGCGGAGGGGCTGCTGCGGCGGGCGGACGTGGCGATGTACCAGGCGAAGCGGGACCGCACCGGCGTCGAGGTGTACGAGTCCAAGCGGGACTCCAACACCCCGGACCGGCTCGGCCTGTTGGGGGACCTGCGGCGGGCGCTGGACGCGGGCGACGTCGAGCTGCACTACCAGCCCAAGGTCCGCTTCGACGGCAAGGTCGCAGGGCTCGAAGCGCTGGTGCGGTGGGTGCACCCCGAGCGCGGCAAGGTGCCGCCGGACGAGTTCATCGCCATCGCCGAGTCGTCCGGACTCATGCCGCACCTGACGGAGTACGTCCTGGAGTCCGCCCTCGGCCAGGTGGCCAAGTGGCAGGCGCAGGGCCTGAAGGTCCCCGTCGCGGTCAACGTCTCACCGCGTGACGTGCACACCCCCGGCTTCGCGGGCGCGGTAGCCGCGCGCCTCGCCCGGCACGGCGTCCCCGCGGGGGCGCTGCAACTGGAGATAACCGAGCACGTGCTCCTGGAGGACCCGCAGCGGGCCGCGGACACCCTGGCCGGGCTCACCGGGCACGGCGTCAAGATGTCGCTCGACGACTTCGGCACGGGGTACTCCTCGCTGGTCCACCTGCGGCGGCTGCCGGTGAGCGAGCTGAAGATCGACCGCTCCTTCGTGGCGCGCCTCGCCATCGACGACGAGGACGCCTCGATCGTCCGCTGCACGGTGGACCTCGCACACTCCCTGGGGCTGCTCGTCGTCGCCGAGGGCGTCGAGGACGACGAGACGTGGGAGCGGCTGCGGGACCTCGGGTGCGACGCGGTGCAGGGGTGGCTGGTCGCCGCGGCGATGCCGCCCGACGAGACCACCGCGTGGCTGCGGGCGCGGGGCTCGCGCGGCTGGCGCCGCCCGGTGGACGTCGCGGCGGAGGCGGCGGCCCTCGCTGAAGGCTCCGACGTGGGGGAATCCTCGGGGCATGTGGTGAAGTAG
- the gatC gene encoding Asp-tRNA(Asn)/Glu-tRNA(Gln) amidotransferase subunit GatC, whose product MPGITREEVAHLARLARLELKAEELDHFAGQLDDIIGAVARVSEVADQDVPPTSHPLPLTNVMRADEVRPSLTPEQALSGAPAQEQQRFKVPQILGED is encoded by the coding sequence ATGCCTGGCATCACGCGCGAGGAGGTCGCCCACCTCGCCCGCCTTGCACGTCTGGAGCTGAAGGCCGAGGAGCTCGACCACTTCGCCGGACAGCTCGACGACATCATCGGCGCGGTCGCCCGCGTCTCGGAGGTCGCCGACCAAGACGTACCGCCGACCTCGCACCCGCTGCCGCTGACGAACGTCATGCGCGCGGACGAGGTCCGTCCGTCGCTCACCCCCGAGCAGGCGCTCTCGGGCGCCCCCGCCCAGGAGCAGCAGCGTTTCAAGGTGCCGCAGATCCTGGGGGAGGACTAA